aggaagagaggtGTGTTTGCCTCCAGCTAACGTGTAACATGCAGAACAAATTCCCACCAGAGCGGATCTGAAATTCTGCTGAGCCAAAAAGATGACAAGTCATCACATGCACTTGTTCGCTTCATGTAGCTGGATACAAACAACAAGCAGACACATCTGGGCCTGCTTGTTCATTCCCACCTTATTCCCCTCAAACAACACTTGTTAAGTGTTCAAACACAACGAGGAgcctaattaaataaaaagttgatgCTCCGTCAAGCAGTTCAGCTGAATGAGCGCCAATAAGGTGATAAATTAAGGAGCTTTACAAGTGtctatatttcaaaacagagttgcataaagtgcattttgtgTCCCACACCAAACTATACCATTTGAATTTGCAGTTCTAATATTGGCCCTGCCGCCATCTTTCTTTCTGTACTACAGCCAGCGGTTAACCAGCGCCCTCTGCTGAATggaggccaaactacaacactaaaagaaggtCTAAGTGCACATCATTAGTTAATAAATTGGAGCTAATTTGATCTAAACAGACTCGTAAGCTgattaatttttcttcaaacttttttactctgacacccctaaaaacatctgtaaaaatCCAGGGCAAGTCACAACTGCAAGAATTCTGCAAGTCAGGCCGTTACAAAAGGGTGTCAGAAAAACCCATAAGTCGTCCAGTTCTGGGTTATTTTAGGGtttaagttgttaatatgcCGGCTTCGCACGGACAACACCTTTAAAATCgtaagctatgctccaccgttagcatccatgtttacctCTACAAACACTGATCACTACTacttttttatggcggttggcaaaacacTGAGCGCGCTCTCTAtgtgtgacgttattgcgccctctactgcgcatacAGTACTCTTTCAGGTTGTTTGCTGTTCACACTGGAGAACACATACAGGTCGtatatatttggaagtgtggagAATAACTCCAAAAAAATTAGAtgacaaaaaatctgaattgggtcacttcaggctgcagtgtgaacgtagcctaaATCTATTTAGCCTGCAAAGACAGAGAGGCTAGCCCTAAATGTACAGATAGACATAAATACAATTAAGCAAGACCtaaaaattttttatctgtAATATCTCGAATACCACTTTTCCTGCACTAAAATTCAAGCACTTCtcaagcatttttaaagtaagttctccaaaaccaaaacaatacaACTGAACTAAAAGTTTTAATTCCCTGTCACTGTCCCCATCCATTCAAAAGAGCCATTCCAGCAGTTCATTCACCCACATTATGGTTTTATGATGTAGAGCTGtagactatttatttttataattatctacaaaagaaaactttatttacaaaattgcaccttattatttatattttaagatacagaaaaacaaacttttggaTACAATTTCTTCTCCGtttagataaatataaaatgttatgtcattttctgtcattctaTTGTTGAAACTCAATGCAATTAATTCAGGAAAAAAGAATTAATTGCATTGATATTCATATATGAATGTCTTATACACATATATGAATATACATACGTGTATAAgacatttattgtattgtttatcatttgacgtaataaatttcttattatatttctatttactaCTCATAACAAAtgtaatgttaatatttaatactCCGAAAACCGTCTGTACTGTTAGTTTTATATATAATGAAaccatcaataaatatcagtaaattttaaaatatgattaaatgcagttacaatttgtagttttattatataaatcACACTTCCTCTTTCTGGCATCCTTAAGAAACTAACTACAAATGGGAATGAatttcaagagcagtatttgtgccTGTACAGCCATGACTGCTGTGACAAAGTCGCTgccatacagttacctaaaaaaggTGCAACAAATAGTTCTGATTGTCATTATAACAATAGTactacaaaatattgtgataaaactttaagtacATCACAGCGCAGAGGTACTACAAATTATTTGTCAAAGATTTTGCGTTTAGAATATCTAAagtattctaaaaaaaaatgcaggaatATTTATGCGCAACACTTCTTCACACACCTGGgtggtgtttgcaaagcagccgcTGCAGGAACGCCTGTCATCCtctttctgcttcacatttaTAGATTGTagttatttgcaaaaaaaatcaataatgataaattaaattgagcgcACTAAATCTCATTTGGACGACAATCGTCAAAGAGATGCTCCCCTTTAATATCGCTGAAAAGCCGCCATTTTGAGAAACACTGTAAGGATTTCACAGCCAGTATGAAGTAGTCAGTCTGCGCTACCTGGCGGGTCACCAGGCTaaacattgcttatttattttagatttcttttatgttttcattctttAGACATTATAGTCAGAATTCAAGCATTAATCTTctaataacacataattatgtgatattttaaaacttcctgtcaactttaaacgttattaaactcaaaaacacaacgggCCGTTGAATGAACGACTGCCCCAGCACCCCAACCAGAGGGCTGAGCAAGTTTTCTGCGGGAAACCCTGAATTCTTATTGTTTCATtcgctttgttttattttggacatttaaaacgttttctggtttcagtgttaaatgttctttaaaaatgaaagttattcATATTTGAGTGGGTATTCTCACATTATTATGCCatactgtcactttaagaacATCTACATAGGTGAATACATCTTTAAATCTACCTTTCTGAACAACCCTGAGCTCCGTTCGGCCCTGAGTTCCCGACACGTCGGGCGGGTTCTTCACGTCGCAGAAGAAGGTCCCGTTGTCGCTGAACTGAGCCGGACTCAGCTGTAACGAGGCGTCCTTCTTGTTGATGTCTCCCACAAACTGAACCCTGTGTTTAAAATCTTCTTGTCCTGGATATGCTTTTCCGTCGGCAAAGTAAagaatctagaaaaaaaaggaaagaattttaaatctgagactaaaaacagaaaacatcagacGCAGAAACACCAAAGAGGATTGGAaccactgacaaaaacaaaacaactaaataattctgactttaatcttctgagatCAAATGTTAGAAATCttagattaaagtcagaattctgtttttgttgttgttcttccagtggctctaatcctcttctgtaccCAAGTAGGACCTGAAATGACACAGTCAGGATGAATTGTCCGGAGACGCAGACGGCTACTTTTCATATCTAACGAAGACGAGTGCAAAGCAGctacaaaattacaaattgctttttaaacCTCCAACTCCTCTAACTATTCAAGTTCCTAATTCgtttcacacacacagcacataATGCAGGATTGGTCTGGGGCAGAAAACGATTCAagaagtcaaaagaaaaagataaaagtttccTTCCAGATGTTGAAAACAATCAGTGACTCAAACCGTTTCATGGAGTTGTTCGTTAAGAGGATTTTGTTAAACAGGAAAGTGTCTAaactttcaggaaaaaaaaaaaatagatgtttttagCTTAGCTCATTGTGTAACACACATTCTCCAGATGCTGACGGCATACATCTGTTCAGGCAAGACAAATTAAAGACCCCCAGGCTGTGTCATTACATTTTGCAGGAGATCAGAGCAGAAAGGAAGGCTCCCGACCAGActtgtctgtaaacaaaaacgggcagtaaaaaaaaaaaaagaaaagaaagaaaaaacaaacaggtcgAGAGTCAGGTTTTCCATGAACAAGACACTTTCTGGGTTCATTTAGGTTGCTTTCCCTTCAGACAACAGATTCCTGAAGGATATCAGTGTTGCTCCAGGTGCTTTAATGTTTGTTAGTTATAAGTCTAGCACTaggggctgaaacgattaatcgcaTTAATTATGATCATTGAAAttattgtcaactaatttagttacTGATTAATCACTAACTGGATTGTACGGTCTCTAGAAAAAGGCCATTTGCAGAAAGCACAtcacactcagagcagtaattaaaacaaatacgtacaaaaaatatgaacatcaaatttaagattaaaacagACACCTATGTAAATATGTTCTTGCTCAAAACGATCAAACgtacactaaaggaatgctacaaaataaaaagaaaaaaacaaaaatcaggggaaaaaaaagtcaaaacccttaaatctgcagaatgtgtcactttttttatccgattaattatcaaaataaataacagaataatCGACAActaaaattgattaatcatcaaaataatcaattcctaaaataattgttagtcgCAGTCCTATTTATAACTTGATTTCTCTTCTAAATTAGTGTCATGAACGACTTTATTTGCTTGCTGAGCCCCAGATATAAACACCACAAGCAGCTTCAGTTTACATGCAGCTTTCTCATGTAAACATGGtaccaaaaatctgaaaaaaagcaTCTGAAACCAAAGTCTGACCAAATTAGCACATCCATCCCTGAGGAACCGTTGAAGCCTTTATTAACGTGTCAGGACAGATCACACAATGGCAGGAAAACATCTTGGGATTGTGGGAAATGTTCCAGAAAggacacaaacagcagcagcagcagcagcagctgggacTCACCACGTATGGAGCTGAGTAGTACAGACTGTCGGGCTGATTCGACTGGAAGCTCCAGCTCACACTGGTGGCTTTGGTCACCACTTCACTGGAGTCAAAGGTGCATCGCAGGACTGCCGTTGTGCCGTTCTGCACTATCACTTCAGAGTCAGCGTATACGGTGATTGCATATGCAGGTCCTGTGACTGTTTGGTGGGAGAAAAAGAGTCAGGGAATGTGTTAGTAACGGGACTGAAACAACAGCAGCACACAGCTCAGCAGGTGGTCACTGGGGAGACAATGAGCTACAGAAAGATTAGGCTGAATTCATAACGGgagagaaaaagctttttatctGGTTGGTGTGTGGAAACGTATCGGCCAGGTTCACACCCACTTTGATAACCGAAGGTTTATTTTCTACTCACAGCTTCCAGGAGCTTATCTGGTTCCAAGAAACATTTATCAACAAGCAGCTGGACTGCAAAACCAAAATATCTTATCAGATGTTTTTAGTCTAGTCTCTAGTACAGGTATCTTAGtacactagaaataagacaaaactcacTTAAAGtaactttcagcaagatatgggagcttgCTTTAAGTAAAGAATTccttctattattattattaatattaaacaatgGACTGAAGACAGTATTCTCAGAATTATGACttataaactcagaaaattaaagTCAGATCATTTGTAACAatggatgcatctgcagctaaaaaaatactgCTAACATGTTAGCGACTTCTGCTTGACTTAATACAGCATAGAGCTggtttgttgattatttttgaattaactTATTAGTAATCGCATAATAATGATTAATAACTTGCCTTAAggatatttatttctatatattATCTATAtttctacaataaaaatgtttaaaatcaaatcacTTGACATATTCAAACATGTGGCCTTCACAGCTTTGGCTGCAAGCAAAGGATCTAAAAAGGTCGATTATTGAGGCTGCAGGGAATCCAGAGCATCAGAAAGACAAACAACTCTGGCATCATTAAAACTTCAGTTGGAgacaatttcacaaaaaaaaaagaaggaagtgtTCATCATCCACTTCCTCCATGTCAGATGATAAGGGGGAAGATTGAGCGCAAACCACTTCTTATTGCATGCTAGACTTCTGAAGATAATAAGTGTTTCtaaaaaacaagtttcagtTTCTTAAGCTGCTGCCTGAGGATTAAAGATCCATTTTCAAACTGCTGAAATTGTGTGGATCTGCTGCATAAAATATTCCCAAATGACTCAGACTGAACTTCTCGTTCTGATTAAAGCTTCTAGTAAGAAAGGTTTTCAGGCTGTTTTGGATTCGACGAACATGCAGGCAGCAGTTTTGTGTTCACATGTGAGCAGATAATTTTTAAAGCTCCTTATTGTGGCTTTGATGCTCACTTTCATCTGATCTTATGCACTTTTATACTTGTGAATATGTCGAGCTGCCATTTGCAATTCATGCCAActcaaaactactttatttatcccaaagggaagtTACATGTTATTATAACTCTTAACCATCCAAGCATCTTCAAAGGCttgttgtggatggtgatgctgtgggcaggaaggataaCCAGTAGGAGTCAGTTTTGTAACAAATCTCAAGAGGCCTCTGACACCATTAGTTGTTGGCAAGCGCTGCTAATCCACATCCtttcttttgctgctcctctttaaatcatTGTTGGAAAGTCGGCGGAGAGAGGCTTGAGTAGGGGatacaataaattattaatcGATGGAGGAGTTTGGGTATTATTTCAGCTTTCAGATGCTAATCGGCTGTTCCCAGAGGTAAAAATAATTCGTAGTTGCCAAGGTTACGGATCATGATATGCGAATGCCAAGCGGATCGgtgaccgctccaaaagcaggaagtggactatagaacatggcattctgggtacacccaaaagaaacacattagCCGAGCACTAATGGCTCCTGGTCTTTTGGgaaagataaaagagaaatcacACAACAGTTCAAATCTGACACCTCTccattttccttccttcttcaatgttgtgaagaaggaagttgccctcagtgtcttcttcagaggtttttgtgtcatttcctccagtggttcttggtgcagcgccaccacagaaCAGGAGGGGAACTAGTTTTTCCAAAGCAAAACGAACcgcaacagctgaaaatgtaaaaaatgttgcaactttggactccaatcgaaccgagtctgTTGGACTATCAGGTTGGGAAAAACACCCTAAAAAGCAGCCCCATATCTCGCTGAAAATCCTAACTGtgcttttgaaataatttacctGAAGATATCCATAACATCCCATTGAACAGAATATATACATccttaattaaatcaaaataagttGTACTTTTTCAACAGATCAAGTAACATTTTTGGCCCTAAACAAATGTTATGTAGCGGGACTggaggaaaatatatatataagaaataaataaagtccagGCCACAGCTAGattgaaatgcagaaaaattctCAAAGAACTGAAGCAACGTTGGAAAGTCCTACACTCACTCCACATCAGGTGTTATTTCTAAAGATGGGTTTACAAGTTGTTGAATTGTGGGAGGTACTTAGTTTACCACACAGTTTTGGCATCATAGCTGCATGTTGAGTTAAATGAAATTAGGACCTGGTAATGACTCAGGATTAAatgattgttgaaataatcgtcaactagtCAGGTAATTGATTAATCCCTAACTGGAGAATAGACTAAAAAGGActatttactgaaagaacacCACacccagagcagaacaaaatatacatatattttgcatttaagataaataaaaaataaaaataaaaagttatctAAATACACAGACCAAATTCTGTTACCAATGATCAAGCATCCATTATCTAATTAATTGACTTAtcgacagaaaaaaaacatcaatggaataattattttctaaaataatctgCACCCCAACTCTCTAATTTACATTAAGTGCTGGAATTTGAACTTTTAactttctcagtttttcacTCTTCATTTAAGCTAGTTTGATGACTAGGATGAAGCTgagagattaaattaaactgactattttttgtaaagtgtcttGAGATGGAATGTTGGGTAATATATGATACACTGAATTAGTAGTGCAAACATCACGCTTAATCTAACTACACCTGTTTTCTGATTTGCAAACAAATAGTCCTATAAGATTTTATAACGTTTTATAATTTTGCAATTACTgtacaacaatatttttaaccGATTATGCTTCAGCTCTTCAGATGTGTTGACAATGACGACACCTCAACATGTGTGAGGCTCGGTGAAAGGAaattataaaaatctattttatccTGAGGATTTGCTGATGTGGTGCTGCAGTAAAAGCAACCCGCAGCTACTGTGAGTGAAGCATaacaaaatagtttatttaaaatactgtaaataaaagcatcttcgctgaaatttatattaaatggctttttaatgtaaaaagccatttttacaCCCCACTGGGTGACACGTATGTAAACACGGCTAACATAAAGCCCCTGTTTAATTGTAAAATAGATTATATTAACAGATATTTTATTAgttagaaaagattttaaaacatgaaaactacCGAACCAGTCAGTGATTGTATCTGACCTGAGTCGTTCTTTATCGTTCAGAGGAAGCCGCGAACAGGGCGGCAGCCATCGTCTGCCACCGAACTCTATTCAgatttcagttaatttaaagtttgtcaTCCATAACGTCAAGGCGGCCAGCTTGTGACAGTTAAGTAGGAATAAATAAGCAACAAATCCTGCTCCGGGGTGTTTAATTATCATCGGCTGTTACAGCAAGACCAAACAAAGTcgttttaatgcaaaaaaacaggGGCTGGGGAGCAACGATGATAACATCGCAGGGCTAACGACCGTGatttatcacagaaaaaaacagttaacGCTAATTCAAGCGTCACGGAACGggattttaaatcagtttaaagGTTTAATACTCACCAAATATAACGCATAGCAAACACCCAGACCATAAAACAGCCATGCAAACGTTCTTCGTCCATCTGGGCTCCATTATGTTGTTGTAAATAGGAGTAGCTCCTCGGCCACGACGATGAAGTTCGCTTCCGACTGCTAGCTTCCGAGCAGGCAGTTtgttaaagggatagttcaCCACTTTCAAAGCAACGCTTAGGTTaaaggttttcctttttctttttagcatctgaaccacaaaataaaaattaaagagaCTTTTAAAGCCATATCTTGGCTGAGCCTACAGGCATTTTTACCAGGTCAACATATTCGTCAGCTGTTTATTTTcaattcctgtttttgtttaaatctcaCTAAGCCTTATAACATTcatatgtatttttgttcatttctggaGAACTGCAAGAGCACAGACTATATTTGAGACCACTGCTTTAAGAACTActccaaaataaatgtgtcagaTCTGCACTAGATCATTGTAAAAGTGCAGATCATTTTAGATCCAGCTTGTTCAACCTTTACACtatctgctaaaaataaaatataacatattttGGGAATCTCTGGGTTACCATTGTATTGACTAATAACGCTAGGAAATAAATGGTATAGTTTGCTTATTATTGGAGGATCGATTTGAGAAAACTGCTAAACAGTTTTGGGTatcattaataaaaacagaatctgtGTTAGTCTTCACTTTAAAACGGTTGGTGTGTTTACCAAAGTTTTAATGCAGCAGATTTTACTGCACCAACATGTACTTTTAGATACAAGTCAATAGATGTTCTATTTaccataaaaatagaaagaaaccAGAAACCTTGGAGAAGAGGATCCCTTTGTGTTGCATCTAACATTTTTCTGAGTACATTTTAAGTTCAGATTTGTAGTTTGTCCTTAGACACACAGGGCCCTACTTTGAACTTGACcttaaaattatatattcaaAGTGGATCTGTGCACCACAGATGCTATTGAGCTAGACGACATAACAGTTTTGT
This window of the Gambusia affinis linkage group LG15, SWU_Gaff_1.0, whole genome shotgun sequence genome carries:
- the mpzl1l gene encoding myelin protein zero-like 1 like isoform X1; the protein is MLKRKRKTFNLSVALKVVNYPFNKLPARKLAVGSELHRRGRGATPIYNNIMEPRWTKNVCMAVLWSGCLLCVIFVTGPAYAITVYADSEVIVQNGTTAVLRCTFDSSEVVTKATSVSWSFQSNQPDSLYYSAPYVILYFADGKAYPGQEDFKHRVQFVGDINKKDASLQLSPAQFSDNGTFFCDVKNPPDVSGTQGRTELRVVQKDESVSSSSTPCPHPCGKAESLPQTNTKIVILAVCGALILLIAVAIAACFAVRVIQNRHDYEGCTSLEGASSEAPRPLKKAESSREGSRSTGPSGPLQVGAPGRGNPRGATISKGPVIYVQLDHSGSKNSFHKMEPVVYADIRKN
- the mpzl1l gene encoding myelin protein zero-like 1 like isoform X6, producing the protein MLKRKRKTFNLSVALKVVNYPFNKLPARKLAVGSELHRRGRGATPIYNNIMEPRWTKNVCMAVLWSGCLLCVIFVTGPAYAITVYADSEVIVQNGTTAVLRCTFDSSEVVTKATSVSWSFQSNQPDSLYYSAPYVILYFADGKAYPGQEDFKHRVQFVGDINKKDASLQLSPAQFSDNGTFFCDVKNPPDVSGTQGRTELRVVQKAESLPQTNTKIVILAVCGALILLIAVAIAACFAVRVIQNRHDYEGCTSLEGASSEAPRPLKKAESSREGSRSTGPSGPLQGPVIYVQLDHSGSKNSFHKMEPVVYADIRKN
- the mpzl1l gene encoding myelin protein zero-like 1 like isoform X2, with amino-acid sequence MLKRKRKTFNLSVALKVVNYPFNKLPARKLAVGSELHRRGRGATPIYNNIMEPRWTKNVCMAVLWSGCLLCVIFVTGPAYAITVYADSEVIVQNGTTAVLRCTFDSSEVVTKATSVSWSFQSNQPDSLYYSAPYVILYFADGKAYPGQEDFKHRVQFVGDINKKDASLQLSPAQFSDNGTFFCDVKNPPDVSGTQGRTELRVVQKDESVSSSSTPCPHPCGKESLPQTNTKIVILAVCGALILLIAVAIAACFAVRVIQNRHDYEGCTSLEGASSEAPRPLKKAESSREGSRSTGPSGPLQVGAPGRGNPRGATISKGPVIYVQLDHSGSKNSFHKMEPVVYADIRKN
- the mpzl1l gene encoding myelin protein zero-like 1 like isoform X7 is translated as MLKRKRKTFNLSVALKVVNYPFNKLPARKLAVGSELHRRGRGATPIYNNIMEPRWTKNVCMAVLWSGCLLCVIFVTGPAYAITVYADSEVIVQNGTTAVLRCTFDSSEVVTKATSVSWSFQSNQPDSLYYSAPYVILYFADGKAYPGQEDFKHRVQFVGDINKKDASLQLSPAQFSDNGTFFCDVKNPPDVSGTQGRTELRVVQKESLPQTNTKIVILAVCGALILLIAVAIAACFAVRVIQNRHDYEGCTSLEGASSEAPRPLKKAESSREGSRSTGPSGPLQGPVIYVQLDHSGSKNSFHKMEPVVYADIRKN
- the mpzl1l gene encoding myelin protein zero-like 1 like isoform X3, which translates into the protein MLKRKRKTFNLSVALKVVNYPFNKLPARKLAVGSELHRRGRGATPIYNNIMEPRWTKNVCMAVLWSGCLLCVIFVTGPAYAITVYADSEVIVQNGTTAVLRCTFDSSEVVTKATSVSWSFQSNQPDSLYYSAPYVILYFADGKAYPGQEDFKHRVQFVGDINKKDASLQLSPAQFSDNGTFFCDVKNPPDVSGTQGRTELRVVQKDESVSSSSTPCPHPCGKAESLPQTNTKIVILAVCGALILLIAVAIAACFAVRVIQNRHDYEGCTSLEGASSEAPRPLKKAESSREGSRSTGPSGPLQGPVIYVQLDHSGSKNSFHKMEPVVYADIRKN
- the mpzl1l gene encoding myelin protein zero-like 1 like isoform X8, with translation MLKRKRKTFNLSVALKVVNYPFNKLPARKLAVGSELHRRGRGATPIYNNIMEPRWTKNVCMAVLWSGCLLCVIFVTGPAYAITVYADSEVIVQNGTTAVLRCTFDSSEVVTKATSVSWSFQSNQPDSLYYSAPYVILYFADGKAYPGQEDFKHRVQFVGDINKKDASLQLSPAQFSDNGTFFCDVKNPPDVSGTQGRTELRVVQKDESVSSSSTPCPHPCGKAESLPQTNTKIVILAVCGALILLIAVAIAACFAVRVIQNRHDYEGAR
- the mpzl1l gene encoding myelin protein zero-like 1 like isoform X4, giving the protein MLKRKRKTFNLSVALKVVNYPFNKLPARKLAVGSELHRRGRGATPIYNNIMEPRWTKNVCMAVLWSGCLLCVIFVTGPAYAITVYADSEVIVQNGTTAVLRCTFDSSEVVTKATSVSWSFQSNQPDSLYYSAPYVILYFADGKAYPGQEDFKHRVQFVGDINKKDASLQLSPAQFSDNGTFFCDVKNPPDVSGTQGRTELRVVQKAESLPQTNTKIVILAVCGALILLIAVAIAACFAVRVIQNRHDYEGCTSLEGASSEAPRPLKKAESSREGSRSTGPSGPLQVGAPGRGNPRGATISKGPVIYVQLDHSGSKNSFHKMEPVVYADIRKN
- the mpzl1l gene encoding myelin protein zero-like 1 like isoform X5 — translated: MLKRKRKTFNLSVALKVVNYPFNKLPARKLAVGSELHRRGRGATPIYNNIMEPRWTKNVCMAVLWSGCLLCVIFVTGPAYAITVYADSEVIVQNGTTAVLRCTFDSSEVVTKATSVSWSFQSNQPDSLYYSAPYVILYFADGKAYPGQEDFKHRVQFVGDINKKDASLQLSPAQFSDNGTFFCDVKNPPDVSGTQGRTELRVVQKESLPQTNTKIVILAVCGALILLIAVAIAACFAVRVIQNRHDYEGCTSLEGASSEAPRPLKKAESSREGSRSTGPSGPLQVGAPGRGNPRGATISKGPVIYVQLDHSGSKNSFHKMEPVVYADIRKN